GGATGTGCGGAGGTAAGCCTTCTTTTTCCATCATCTCGAGCCATTCCCGCAAAAAGGTTTTATCGATACCCGCCAGCGGAGCAAGGCCACCTGAGGTATCGCCATCCATTGTTGCATAACCCACAGCTGCTTCGGAACGATTGCTCGTGGCAAGCAAAAGTTTGTTTTCGATATTGGCTAGCATCCATATTCCTGGCGATCGCGCTCGCGCTTGAATATTCTGTAGAGCGACATCATCTCGTGACCAGTCAAGCGATCGTCCCAAAGCTTTTTCGATCAGCATGCAATACTGATCTACGATAGGCTGAATGTTCCAGACTAAAAAACGAGCACCGAGTCCTCTAGCCACTGATTCTGCTGCGCGGCGGGTTACATCACTGCTGAAATCAGTAGCCTGGTAGGCGCATGTTAATATATGCGCAACGACGCTTTCAACCGTCAACGGCTGTAGTTCATCCTTCAAAAAAGCCAGATGTAGCCAGCGATTTCGGAAAGTTGTCTCATCTGTTTCTATCAAGGCGAAACGCGGGGCCAGCGCCATTAAGAGCGAGACTGCCGCGGAATCAGCGCCGCCGCTGAGTGAGACGACCGCGCCTTGGGCACGCGTTTTGCGGAGATAATCCCATAATCCAAGGGAGACAGCTCGCGCGAACTCTTCTGCTTGGCTCATTTGATAAGAATCAGGGGGTGAAATCGCAAAGGGAGGCCGCTGACGAGACGATGAAGGAAGTTGCACTTCAAGAATGTCGTCTGATGGCACTTGCGTCCGTGAAGCATTGCCAAACAGATCAACGCATATCATCTGGCTATCCTTAAAAGTAAGACGAGGCGCAGAGGCCAGGATTTCGCCGCGATGCGCGATGTAAAGATCGCCATCGTAGATCACTCGGCCAGCTTCGTTACCGAGTAGATTGGCGTAAACATAGGTCGGGACATACTTCCGAGAAGCCTCAAGAACGATGGAGATACGGCGCGAGACTTTATGAAGCGCGAAATGACTAGCACTTGGGTTGAGAATAAGCGTCGCTCCTCTTTGAGCCAAGGCTTGAGCGGGACGATAAGCAACCCATGCGTCTTCGCAAATCTCAACTCCTAGCGTATTCGCTTCATCTCCAATTTTTAGGCGGATTAAAAAATCTCCGATTGGCACGGAAAGGTCCTTGTGAAGATAAATTTGGCGGTCTCCGCGCGGCCATGCTGTAAACCAGCGGGGCTCGTAGTGAATGCCGTCGCGAGCCAGATTTTGCTTAGGAATCAAGGCAACGAGCCTCCCTGCAGCCAAGATTGCTACGGCGTTGTATATTTTTGATTGAAAAACAACTGGCAATCCGACGGTGACAAGAATTCGTTCAGTATGTGGGAGTAGTAGCATGAGCTCTCGCCATGCACGCTCACAAAAGTCTTGGCTCAAGAATAGATCTTCGCAGCCGTATCCTGTGAGGCAAAGCTCAGGAAGACAGAGCACATCGACAGCCTGGGAATGGGCTTGATGTAGGATTTTTTGAATCTGGCCTCTGTTGCCCCTCCAGTCTAAAGGGGTTGGATTAAACGAGGCGGCTGCTATGCGCATGTGAGGCTAGATGGCAATCGGAAAATTTGGCGGAGGACATTTCTGGAGGTGGCTGCGAAGCAGGTCAGCACGCATTGCGTCGCGTTCTTCGGATGAAAGTTTTCGTTCTAGGTCCATTTGGAGATGGCCTGGTTGTGTGCGAATGAAGAGTTCGTCCAACTCATGTGAGATTGTGTCAGGGAAGAAATTTAAATCCATGCCGAGTCGGAGGAGGGAGATTAGGTTGAGAGCTTCTTTTGAGCTTATGGAGTATGCGTGTAACATGATGCCGTAGGCGCGGCCGATTTGATCAGCTAGAAGACGAGGTTTTTCCTGCAAGAGGCGAATGCGTGCGTTGTTTTCGTGTTCGACAACTTGATCGATGACTTTGTTGAGGCGCTCGATGATGTTCAGCTCGCTATCGCCGAGCGTCATTTGATTTGAGATTTGAAAGAGATTGCCTAAGGCTTCAGTGCCTTCTCCGTAAAGGCCTCGAACGGCGAGACCGATTTTGTTGGCTGCTTTGATGATTTGTCCGATTTGTTCACTGATTACGAGCCCGGGCAGATGCATCATTACGGAGGCGCGCATTCCAGTGCCGACATTGGAGGGGCATGCGGTGAGATAACCAATTTCAGGATGAAATGCAAAATCGAGGAGACGGTCGAGTTCGTCATCGATTTTATCGATCAACTTCCATAGCGGTTTAAGTGAGGAGCCACTGCGGAAGACTTGGATGCGGAGATGGTCTTCTTCGTTGACCATGATCGAGATGGTTTTGTTTTTGTTGACAGCTAATCCGCTACCCGAGCTTTTGGAGGCGTGTTCGCGTGAAATGAGATGCTGCTCGACTAAAATTTGGCGCTGAGTCTGGGTGAACCGATCCATGGGGTCGTTGATGATTGCGTTTTCCATTTCTGGGAGACGGGTGAGTGCGGGCTGGATTTCATTATAGATTCTTTCTCGATCAGCCTTTTTAGCCCATCCTGGAAAAGGTGCGTTTTTGATGTTACGAGCTAATCGTATTCGTGAACACAAGGCCACAGATTTCGCTTCACCCCGCATCCATTCGATGTTGGAACGCATCAAAGCGCTGAATTTCATGAGGTTATTTTATCGAATTTCGAATGGAGAGCAATCGGGGAGCTTGTGGAGGTGAGGTTATGGCTGAAATGTTGAGGAATTTGTGGCCGTGTCGTGAAGGTCAGTGATGTGCCCGAGTTCAGCGGGAGGCCAAAATGCTGAGGGGCGGGTCGGGAGGTCGCGAAGGAGGGGAAGCTTCCATTGCTCGCGGAATTTTTGATAATTTTTGAGCGGGAGTTGAACGAGAACTGGATGTGACTGGGGACGCAACCAGCGAATGAAATTTTCTAGAGTGTCTAAAGCCATAACTGTGCATCCGGCGGAGGCTCTCTGGATGCCTCGGCGGACGTGGAAGAAGATTGCGCTTCCGGCATAAGGCGTAGCGGGTTTGTAATTGTGCTCGATGAGCACGAGCCAGCGGTAAGCTTGATCGCCAAGTGTCATTCGATGGGCTTGGTAGTCATTTGGTATGCCATCTTGGCCTAGGATGAGGTGTTGATTGTAGTGGGGGGATGTGGGATCATCCACCCAGATGTCTTTATCGGTGACTTTTCTATAAGGCCAATCGGGGGAGGAACCGGCTGGGAGTCTTTCGGCGTGACCTAAGATGAGCCCGATTTTAAATACACCTGCGGGTGTGCGTTTGTCCCCTTCCTTCTTTTGAATGCCGGGTTGTGGAGGATGTAATCCGATTCCCCACGCCATTCCTGCTGCTCCGAGTAAAACTGGCCACCAGGGCGTATCTTCTTTCCATGGCGCTTGAGAGTTTTCGCGGGAGTAAAGACGCATGAGTGCGTTTTTTGTGGAGGCGTGGGGTGCTACGACGACTGCAAGTTGTAGAGTATTTTGGGGGATTGGGGTGGCTTGGAGGAAGCAAAAGGAGCCGTAGGTGATGAGGAGGAGAAGTCTTGAGAGGTGAGCAAAAGAAGCGGCCTGATTTTTCATTCTTCGGATCAGGGTGCTTGTGATTTTGGGATTGCCCGTGGCCGGACTCGAACCGGCACGGAGTTATTCACTCCTCAGGATTTTAAGTCCTGTGCGTCTGCCATTTCGCCACACGGGCAAGGGATGAGGGGATGGTAACGTTGGGCTTCATAAAGTCAATGGCTTTGGATAGGCTTGAATACTGAGCGTAGCGGCGAGTTATCAAAGATTGTTTTTTTACTGAGGAGACGCCAGTCTTAGTTTTCATGCTTAATTGTGCAACGCCGTGGTGGAAATGGGTGCTCTCGTTTTGGGCGGGCTTGCTTTTTGTGGGGACACTCGCGTTGATCGGTATCGGAGGTATGGTGACGAGCACTGGCTCGGGCTTGGCTGTGCCGGATTGGCCGACGAGCTATGGTTATAACATGTTTTTGTTTCCATACGAGCGGTGGGTGGGAGGCGTCTGGATAGAGCATGTGCATCGACTGTGGGCGGCAAGTGTGGGACTAGCCAGTGTGATATTCGCCATCGGTGTGAGTCTGGTGCGGCTTCCTCGGAGCCTTCAGTGGACGGCTTGGGGAGCGGTAGTTTTGGTGGTAGGGCAGGGTGTTTTAGGGGGATATCGTGTGATCTTGGTGAATAATCATCTTGGTTGGATACACGGCTGTGTGGCGCAGGTTTTTCTTTTAGTGTGTCTTGGGATGGCTTTAAAGATCTGGGGTGTTGGGCAGGGAGGGAGGCTTGAAATTGAGGCTCTTGAGAATGAACGGAGTGTGTGGAGGTGGAGGAGACAGTCGGCTCTTGTGCTAATAAGTATTGTTTTTTTGCAGTTGGTCGTCGGGGCTGCGATGCGACATGAGCATGCTGGTCTTGCTGTTCCGGATTTTCCAACTGCATACGGGGAGTGGTGGCCGGCAGTAGATGCAAAGCGTCTGGCGTTGATCAATGAAGAGAGACATGTGCGAGGCTGGCCGCCGACTACAATTGCACAAATTCATCTGCACATGACCCATCGGCTTATAGCTCTGATCATTACTGGACTTGGAGCCTGGTGGCTGTGGAAAAATTGGCGTCGGCGCAAGATAGATCAGCAGATTTACCCTATGTGGCGAGTGTGGAATGGGGTGTGGGGATTGTTATTGATATTGCAGTTAGCGCTTGGTGCGATGACGGTGTGGAGCGGGAAGGCGGCTTTGATTGCGACTATGCACGTGGTGACGGGTGCTTTGTTACTTTGTGTTTTGTTTGTGAAGTGGTGGATTGCCCGTGCGTTGGAGGCAAGATTAACGGTGGGAGGTGATAGGTTGTGAGGGATTTTTTGTTGCTGACGAAATTTCGCTTGACTTTTTTGGTGTTGTTGACGACGGCTGCGGGTTATTATTTAGGCAGTGAGGGGAGGCTCGATGTGGTAAATTTTTTATGGACGATCTTGGGGACGGCATTGCTGGCCGCAGGTGCATCAGCGTTGAATCAAGTGTGGGAGGTAGAGGAGGATGCTTTGATGACCCGGACCAAGGAGCGTCCTTTGCCAGCAGGGAGGCGTAGCCCTTTGTGGGGGCAGGCATGGGGCGTGGTGATGAGCTGCCTGGGTCTTGGAATTCTTGCTTGGGAGGTGAATCTCCTGACGGCTTTGCTCGGTGGAGTTGCGCTGGGCGTTTACGTTTTTGGATATACGCCTTTGAAGAAGAGGACGGAGTTGAATACCTTGGTGGGTGGAATTCCCGGTGCAATTCCTCCTGTCATGGGCTGGACAGGGGCAGGAAAGGACTTTGGGTGGGAGGCTGGCGTGCTTTTTGCGGTGTTGTTTTTTTGGCAGATGCCACATTTTTTAGCGATCGCATGGTGGTGCAGAGAGGATTATCTGAAAGCGGGTTTCAAGATGATCGGGGGTGAGGGAGATGCTAAGCGTGTAGGGAGGTTGGCGATGATGTATGCGGCTGCATTGTGGCCCGTGAGTTTACTTTGGAGCTTGGGGGGGAAGCTTAGTATGTGGAGCACGGGGCTTACGTTTTTGCTGGGTGGGTGGTTGGTGTGGGAGGCGGCGCAGTTTTGGAAAAAAGCAGAGGGTGCACGTAGGCTTTTTTTTGCGTCTATTGTTTACTTGCCATTGATCTTGGCTGTGTGGTGTCTTGGGAAGAGATGACAGCAGTTGACGCTTAATGTTGGCGTGAAGAAAAGAAGGCAGTATAGAAGACTGATTATGCGACGGCGACGCAAAGCTTATGCTCAGGCAGGGGTAGATGTTGACTTGGGGAATGCGATTAAATCTGGGTTGAAAGAGATGTTGTCGAGAACCCGTAGGGCTGAGGTGCTTGGGGATGTGGGAGGTTTTGGGGGACTGTTTAGAGCAAAATTTGAAGGCTATGAGGAGCCGGTGTTAGTCGCGAGTATGGATGGTGTGGGGACGAAATTGAAGATTGCAAGTGCCATGGGACGGTATCGGGGTGTGGGTATGGATTTGGTAAATCATTGTGTGAACGATATAGCAGTGCTGGGAGCGGAGCCGTTGTTTTTTTTAGATTACATCGGTGTAGGGAGGCTGCGGCGGAAGATGTTTCAAGAGATTATGGAGGGGTTGACACGGGCTTGCCGAGAGGCTGGATGTGCGCTGTTAGGTGGAGAGACCGCACAGATGCCGGGTGTATACGATGCGGAGAATTTCGACTTGGTGGGAACGATTGTTGGAGTGGTGGAGCGGAGGAAAATTGTAGACGGGAGCCATATTGAAGCAGGTGATGTGTTAATCGGGCTACCTTCGTCTGGTCTCCATACGAATGGATATTCCTTGGTGAGAAAGATCTTGTTTCAAGATCACAAGTTTAAGTTAAAGCAGCGAGTGCTAAATAGTAGCAAGCCTCTAGGCGAGATTCTTCTGGAGCCTCATAAAA
This genomic interval from Candidatus Methylacidiphilales bacterium contains the following:
- the purM gene encoding phosphoribosylformylglycinamidine cyclo-ligase, encoding MRRRRKAYAQAGVDVDLGNAIKSGLKEMLSRTRRAEVLGDVGGFGGLFRAKFEGYEEPVLVASMDGVGTKLKIASAMGRYRGVGMDLVNHCVNDIAVLGAEPLFFLDYIGVGRLRRKMFQEIMEGLTRACREAGCALLGGETAQMPGVYDAENFDLVGTIVGVVERRKIVDGSHIEAGDVLIGLPSSGLHTNGYSLVRKILFQDHKFKLKQRVLNSSKPLGEILLEPHKSYLREIRLLMSIAEVKGMAHITGGGLVDNLPRVLPKGLCARIELGTWEVPEIFKLLIRIGNLDQSEAFQAFNMGIGIVVVVSPEDEKLVLGELTGSRRIGEVVRSQMRKPRVILI
- the nadE gene encoding NAD(+) synthase, which gives rise to MRIAAASFNPTPLDWRGNRGQIQKILHQAHSQAVDVLCLPELCLTGYGCEDLFLSQDFCERAWRELMLLLPHTERILVTVGLPVVFQSKIYNAVAILAAGRLVALIPKQNLARDGIHYEPRWFTAWPRGDRQIYLHKDLSVPIGDFLIRLKIGDEANTLGVEICEDAWVAYRPAQALAQRGATLILNPSASHFALHKVSRRISIVLEASRKYVPTYVYANLLGNEAGRVIYDGDLYIAHRGEILASAPRLTFKDSQMICVDLFGNASRTQVPSDDILEVQLPSSSRQRPPFAISPPDSYQMSQAEEFARAVSLGLWDYLRKTRAQGAVVSLSGGADSAAVSLLMALAPRFALIETDETTFRNRWLHLAFLKDELQPLTVESVVAHILTCAYQATDFSSDVTRRAAESVARGLGARFLVWNIQPIVDQYCMLIEKALGRSLDWSRDDVALQNIQARARSPGIWMLANIENKLLLATSNRSEAAVGYATMDGDTSGGLAPLAGIDKTFLREWLEMMEKEGLPPHIPPMPFLREVNQQKPTAELRPREAQQTDEADLMPYFILDTIEDWAIRDRRFPQSVFNRLIKSFHSQTKPELLHYTSRFYRLWCQNQWKR
- a CDS encoding COX15/CtaA family protein, which gives rise to MLNCATPWWKWVLSFWAGLLFVGTLALIGIGGMVTSTGSGLAVPDWPTSYGYNMFLFPYERWVGGVWIEHVHRLWAASVGLASVIFAIGVSLVRLPRSLQWTAWGAVVLVVGQGVLGGYRVILVNNHLGWIHGCVAQVFLLVCLGMALKIWGVGQGGRLEIEALENERSVWRWRRQSALVLISIVFLQLVVGAAMRHEHAGLAVPDFPTAYGEWWPAVDAKRLALINEERHVRGWPPTTIAQIHLHMTHRLIALIITGLGAWWLWKNWRRRKIDQQIYPMWRVWNGVWGLLLILQLALGAMTVWSGKAALIATMHVVTGALLLCVLFVKWWIARALEARLTVGGDRL
- a CDS encoding L,D-transpeptidase family protein encodes the protein MKNQAASFAHLSRLLLLITYGSFCFLQATPIPQNTLQLAVVVAPHASTKNALMRLYSRENSQAPWKEDTPWWPVLLGAAGMAWGIGLHPPQPGIQKKEGDKRTPAGVFKIGLILGHAERLPAGSSPDWPYRKVTDKDIWVDDPTSPHYNQHLILGQDGIPNDYQAHRMTLGDQAYRWLVLIEHNYKPATPYAGSAIFFHVRRGIQRASAGCTVMALDTLENFIRWLRPQSHPVLVQLPLKNYQKFREQWKLPLLRDLPTRPSAFWPPAELGHITDLHDTATNSSTFQP
- the cyoE gene encoding heme o synthase is translated as MRDFLLLTKFRLTFLVLLTTAAGYYLGSEGRLDVVNFLWTILGTALLAAGASALNQVWEVEEDALMTRTKERPLPAGRRSPLWGQAWGVVMSCLGLGILAWEVNLLTALLGGVALGVYVFGYTPLKKRTELNTLVGGIPGAIPPVMGWTGAGKDFGWEAGVLFAVLFFWQMPHFLAIAWWCREDYLKAGFKMIGGEGDAKRVGRLAMMYAAALWPVSLLWSLGGKLSMWSTGLTFLLGGWLVWEAAQFWKKAEGARRLFFASIVYLPLILAVWCLGKR
- a CDS encoding protein arginine kinase; its protein translation is MKFSALMRSNIEWMRGEAKSVALCSRIRLARNIKNAPFPGWAKKADRERIYNEIQPALTRLPEMENAIINDPMDRFTQTQRQILVEQHLISREHASKSSGSGLAVNKNKTISIMVNEEDHLRIQVFRSGSSLKPLWKLIDKIDDELDRLLDFAFHPEIGYLTACPSNVGTGMRASVMMHLPGLVISEQIGQIIKAANKIGLAVRGLYGEGTEALGNLFQISNQMTLGDSELNIIERLNKVIDQVVEHENNARIRLLQEKPRLLADQIGRAYGIMLHAYSISSKEALNLISLLRLGMDLNFFPDTISHELDELFIRTQPGHLQMDLERKLSSEERDAMRADLLRSHLQKCPPPNFPIAI